Sequence from the Bos javanicus breed banteng chromosome 11, ARS-OSU_banteng_1.0, whole genome shotgun sequence genome:
TCTCCACTCCCCTCctccgccccccccaccccacccccacacacacacacacgtacacacaaacacacaaatgctGCACTTTCCAGTCTTTGAACCTTTGCCTGTGTTGTTTCTCCCACCACACCATCTGTCTTTTCCATGCTCTCATCACTTCATTCTTGCTGTTGCCTCTAGGGGGCCCACCTGGCTGTGCGGAAGATAAGACTACTGCCTGGACCCCTCTCATCCTCATGAAGACGCTGGAAGGCCATCAGAAGGCTGTAATCCAGTACGTTGAGCTCCCGGAGGAAGGCGGTGTCCAATTCCATCTGGCGGAGGAACCAGCTCCTCTGGGGCCCTGCCGGAGCATCAGTGCCCCCACCTGAGTGCTCGTCGGGTGCCGGGCAAGGTGCTGCGGGCTCCACACGCACCTGCCCCGGGAGGGCAGGAGACATTACTGTCCCAATTCACAGATGGGCAAACTCATCTGTAATTTGCCTTGGTCACCTAGCTAGAGAGTCACGGAGCTAGGATTCTCCACTTGACTCCAGAATCTAGGCTGTTAATGACTCGGGCAGAGGATAATGCCAAGGACACCCTTCTAACTTCACCCTAAACAGAGGAAGAGCAGGCAGTGACTGCTCTATGGCTCACCCAGATTGATGGTCTTGCCCTGAAAGTTGAGGTCTTTCAGCACCAGAACAAGGACGCTGCCCTCAGGGGCGGGCTCCACCCAACGGCTCACCTCGCAGCCCTTGATGTCATACCTGGAGGTGAGGGGTTGGggagacagaaagtgaaagtgaaagtcgctcagtcgtgtctgactctgcgaccacatggactgtccatggaattctccaggccagaatactggagtgggtagcctttcccttctccaggggatcttcccaactcagggattgaacccaggtctcccacattgcaggtggattctttaccagctgagctacaagacaGAATTCCACTTTATACGGACTTGAGACACATGGAAAAGCTCACAAGGTAATAAGAAACAAGAGCAGCCACAGGGGGACTGTTCAGATTCTCAGCACAACCCCAGTCCATTATCGTTCCCTtgttagagatgaagaaaaaacCTCAGAGAGGTTTTTCAatttgcccaagaccacacagtgACTAAAGGGCAGAGCAGGGATTCCAACTCAGGCTGAACACCAGTCCAGCCTTTCCCCCTACCTGTGCCTGCCTCTTGGCACCTTGTCATCCTTGGGGTATCCGACAGAGTGGGCCCACACTACTCGCAGAACCACAAGGGCCTGTGGGAGGTCTGCAGCCCCTGCGGGAGCACCAATATGGAGCTCTGGTGGCAGAGGAGGGGGGACTAGGAGGCTCAGAGGGCCGCGTCCAATCAGAGGCTGGGTTTGAATCCCTGCTTCTAGCACagttgctgctgccgctaagtcacttcagtcgtgtccaactctgtgtgaccccagagacggcagcccaccaggctccaccatccctgggattctccaggcaagaacactggagtgggttgccacttccttctccaatgcatgaaagtgaaaagtgaaagtgaagtcgctcagttgtgtccgactcttagcgaccccatggattgcagcctaccaggcttctcggtccataggattttccaggcaagagtactggagtggtgtgccattgccttctccatctagcACAGTAGCTATGTAGATTTCCCCTCCTCGATTTCTCATCcacaaaatggggatgataaggACACCTACTCCTCAGAGATATTCTGGGAAGGAAGATGATGAATGCAAATGACTCAACACAGCACCCATTGCCTCTTGAGCGCTCAAGAGACGTTGGTCGTGGGGATCACGGTCTCGGACCCGTCAAGAAATCTTGGGATCGATCTTTCGCTGTCTATCCCATGAGTGTGGGCGCTTCAGGTGGTACATTCTGGGCGGGGCTGGGAGGCCGACTCACCTCTCAGAGATGCGGCCGGCGGGATAGAAGACGCTCTGCATGACGATGAAGTATTTCTAGGGACGGGAGTACGGAGTGAGAGGAGACAGGGTctcaccctcccaccctccctccggCCCGGTACTCGGCTCGGCCTCACCCACCTTCTTTCCCCGAGCCACCCGCAGACTGTGCACTCCTGGAAGGGGAGAAGGCGTCAGGTGAGGGGCGCAAACTCGGATACGCCCCCCCGGGTACGTCCTGTCCAGTGCCAGTTTCAGGCCACGCCTCCTCTTCGAGATCTGCCGCATCCCAAGCCTCCAGGCCGCGCCCCCGGACCCCACCCTTCCCCAACTTGAGGCTGGTGTCCCGACTTGACCTGTTTCTAGATTTAACCCCAAATGGGGGGCtcgatggttaagaatctgcctgcaacgcaggggacttgggttcgagccgtgggtcaggaagatcccctggagaagggaatggctacacactccagtattcttgcctggagaatcccatggacagaggagattgacgggctaccatccatggggtcgcagagagacactactgagcgactactgctaagtcacttcagtcgtgtccgactctgtgcgaccccatagacggcagcccaccaggctccccgtccctgggattctccaggcaagaacactggagtgggttgccgtttccttcagtgcatgaaagtgaaaagtgaaagtgaagtcgttcagtcgtgtccgaccctcagcgaccccatggactgcagccttccaggctcctccgtccatgggattttccaggcaagactactggaatggggtgccattgacttctccaactgagcgactaacaggcCCACAAATCTTGCTCCGGTCACTGTCCAATCCCAATCCCGCCCTCTTTGGGCCCCACCCAGGTCTTGGCCCCTCCCATCGGCCCCGCCCCCCTGTACATTGCTGTCTAGGACCCGCCTCCCCACTGGACTTGGCCCCAGCCTCTCTGTTGCCCAGTGCCCTCCACCCTGCTCGGACTCAGATCCCCTACGCTCCCCCCACTACTCCCGACCCTGGAACCTTCCCACTCTCCGACCCATCCCCTTCTCGCCCTCTCTCCTCACACCTCCCCGCTCCCTGAAGTCCCAGTCCCAGACAGGTCGTACCCAGCACCCGTGCGAGCAGTGAGTGTGGGTGTCGCTGCAGGTGATGCACGTAGCGGGGCAGGTGGGCGAGCAGCGCCTGCACCTCCCGGCTCCGCAGGGTCTTCAGGAAGAAGCGTTGGTCGTGGCTGAGGGGCGGGAGGGAGAGGTCACTGTCCAGGCCGGTCAGGAGCCGCCTCCCCACCGCCCGTCTGGCCTCCTGTCTCCACCCCTCTCCATCGGACCGCTATCTGGACCTGACCCAACTTAACTtggccattctctctctcttaaagCGCACCTCTCCCCCGACCCACCGCCAGACACCACTCCCCCCGCcattccccacccctgccaccagcTCACGAGAGAAAGAAGCTGGCTTTGCTCTTGGAGGTGCTGAGGAACTGCAGGTAGGGGCGACTGGGACCCAGCGCGGCCTGGTAGTCCTCCTCGGCCAGCCCCAGGGAGCGCCTCAGTCGGGCGAAGATGGGGCCAGCCAAGGTGCCCAGCTCGAAGCCCTGCGAGGAGGAAGAACAGCCCCCGAGAGTGTCCCCCGGCGCCCAGGGGTGTGCAGTTGGCCCTCCCGCGGGAGGGTCAGGGTTAAGCACACCCTTTCTGCAAGACCTGGGGGTCAAGCCATCACTCCCACTGCAACTGATGGGGAAACGGAGGAGGAGAGCTGAACACATTCCCTCCCATGCAACGGTCTTGGGCCTCCTACCTCATGAACCTGGGTCAGGACTTCAGAAAAATCCTCCTCCGTGGGCAGCCCCTGCAGCAAGGAGCAAAGCGGCCCAGGGCAAGTCTCAGCCGGCGCTGCCAGCCCAGGGTCTCCCAGGGTCTGGCACCCGGCCTCACCCCCTTCCCCCCATTGTGGTTCCTCCAACTGCTGGGGACTAATCCGGGTATGCCTGAGTTGAGCAGGGAGACGGCCAGCCCTCCCAGAGCTGGAGGGAAGAGTGAGCCGGGGCAGGTCCCAGGTGTGTCTTATTCACTGCTGAGTCCCCCACACCAGTCTCTGAGTTAGAGTCTGGCACATGTGCCTAGACACACGCTGGCCAAAGTGTTGCCGGATGCCCTCCCGGTAAAAGGGGGTGGCCTTGAAGTCTAGGGACCTGCCGGACTGAGCCTGGGAGGAGCAGGATCAGAGaaatcttcctggaggaggtgcccCCTAAGATGAAATGTGGGGGTAGTGAAGACGGGGAGCAAGGTGCTCATAGCAGGGGGAACAGCAGTGATGGCCACTGGGAAGAGGAGAGGCCGAGACTGAAGAGAATAAGGGAGGGGTAGACTGAGAATGAGGTTGGACAGATGGCCCTTGAGCTTGAGCCAGCAGGACGCTGAGACCATGCTGAGAATTGGGGAACCCTGCAAGATTTTCAGCAAGTGATGAGATTCAGAGGACTCCTGCATCTCCCTGGACCTCCAGGTCCCTGCGCTAGGATGGGGTCACactgcacatgtgtgcacacacacaaacgaCACACATGCTCACCCGGGGCCGTCCGGGTGCTGAGCTTGCAGTGGGCGACCCTTTCTGCTGAGCCAGCCTGGCCCTAGCCAGAGCTCTGGGGAGGATGGGCAGAGCtggtagggtgggggtggggtccctTTTCAAGAGAGACCAAGGAGTACAATCCCTCCCACCCATTATACagatggagacactgaggcctaaAGAGAGGCAGACACTCACCTAGATCACACATCCACCACATGGGTTCAAGGGCTTCCTCATACCCTCAACACACCTTGGGCTTTCTGGCTTCCTGGCCTCAGCCCAGAAATGtccctccttccctgcaccgAGTCCTGGCCTTCCTCCCCTTCTATCTGGCCTGCTCTGACCCCCAGCCCTGCATTTATTAGCAGGACGGGGCATCAGCCTGGTCTCGCTGTTAGTGGAGGTGCAGAGAACTGGCCACTCACCGTGGGCGGGTGGTCCATGGACACTTGAGTGGCAGCCCACAGCCCCGCCTGCATCAGGCACATCACCTGGTGCAGCTCGTGCCCCGGGCCGATCTCAAACAGTCCCAGGCGACACTGCTTGTCCCGCAGGCGCCAGAGGAGGCCACGGTGGCCAGAGCTTGAAGCAGCTGCTCTGCGTCCAGCCTCTGGGGAGGGGGCCAGGATCTGTGGTGGGAGGCACCAGAAGCAGTCAGCATGGGGCAGCCAGCACCCCACAGGAGAATGACCCTGGTCTGAGTCCCACATCACTGTCAGCTCTCTCCTCATCTCTCTGCCTCAGTCCCCTTAGTTGTAAAATGCAGAAAAGGTTGGTACCCACCCGACGGCGTGTTGTGAGAGGACCGTGCCTGGCATTCAGTCAGCACTCATAGTGATGGTTCTTACTATCAGCGGGTGGAGCATTCGTTCCGCAGCCTCTCACTAGCAGTGTAACCTCAGGTAAATCACCTAACCTTTCTGCACCTCGCTTTCTAGTCTGTAAACTGAGAACTACATACAATACCTCCTTCGGGGCTGGTATTAACTGTTGTTACCGGTGAGTCTGAGCACCGTGCACAGGATCTCCTTATAGTAGGAGCTGTGATGTCAGTGATTGAGTCATCTATTCTACTCGTCTACTCCGAATTCCTCCAGTCCGGCCCGGCAGGTCTCCACGAAGCTGAGGTCACAGCTTCTGACCCATCCTCAGTAGGCACCCACCACGAGCCCAGCCCTAGCTGAGAGCTTGACCTCCTAACCGCCCTATGAAGGAGACGCTTttattattgtctccattttacaatGAAGAAACCAAGCAAGTTCTCGTGGAAAACCCGCTGGACTCCCCACTTCAGACCAGCAGCCCCATGTGGGGCGTGTCCCAGTCCCGCCCAAGTGCAGGACCCCTTCTGGGTTTGGATGGGGATGTGTCCGCCCCTTACAGGGCGGGGAGACCCGGCCCCTGCTCTCCAACCCTTTCCTTTCCTGTCCTCTCTCGGGTCTGCACCTACCTCGCGGGGCCCCGGGCTCGGCGCGGCCATCGCCCCCGCAGCAGCTTCCCGGGCTCCGGCCGCGTCCCCCGCTACCGGGTAGCCCCGCAGCATGAGCCGGGCCCCGCCCCTCCTTCTGGATCGACCAATCGAGCGGTGCCGGTCACGGCTGCACCCAATCCGAAAGGGAGCCCCGGGGATCGCCTGCGGGTCCCGCCTCCGGGGCTGCAGCATCCTTCGGACAGCGGTCCaggcggggcggggccgccgCGCGTTGGTTAGGGTCTCTGCGGCATGaagacccccaccccccattcccTTCTGAGTGTGGGAGACTCAGATCTCCGGGAGTTCGGGAGGCCGATAACCTAAATCCAGTCCCGCCCACCCACTCTGGCATGAAAATCCCACAGACCGTATTTcgggtaaggaaactgaggtccagtgaGAAAAGTGACTACCTCCAGGTCACACAGGAAGTCAGGgacatgtattcattcaacagTTTTTTTAACACTCACTATGGGCCAGGAGCAGTGTAGGCCGGGGTgtgtggtggggcggggggcgggggcgctgGGGAGGGCAGATTTTAGGGTGAGAGAACACAGCTGCCTGCGTGagcttttaaaagcataaatcgGATGATGTCACTGTCGTGCTCAAAGCCTCCAGTGGCTTCCCAAGGCACTGAAACAGTCCAAACCTCCCAGTACGGCCCCAGGCCTGTCTGCCCACTCTTAAGACTCCTCTCAACTCACTCTCCCTGCACCTTCCACAGGGACTCTGGACCCTCTTTCAAACCTCCAGGCATTTGCAGGTGCTGTTCCTTCAGCCTGAAGTagccaccccacccacccccccgcccccacacacacccGATTTGCTTTATTCCTTATCACCTTGCCCTACTCTGAGTGTCCCCGCCCCTCAGTCATGATcacattacttttattttcttcatcatgCTTAACACTGTCAGAGACTGTCTTGTTCATTTACTTATTACATCCCCCTTTCCC
This genomic interval carries:
- the PIP5KL1 gene encoding phosphatidylinositol 4-phosphate 5-kinase-like protein 1 gives rise to the protein MRRELTVMWDSDQGHSPVGCWLPHADCFWCLPPQILAPSPEAGRRAAASSSGHRGLLWRLRDKQCRLGLFEIGPGHELHQVMCLMQAGLWAATQVSMDHPPTGLPTEEDFSEVLTQVHEGFELGTLAGPIFARLRRSLGLAEEDYQAALGPSRPYLQFLSTSKSKASFFLSHDQRFFLKTLRSREVQALLAHLPRYVHHLQRHPHSLLARVLGVHSLRVARGKKKYFIVMQSVFYPAGRISERYDIKGCEVSRWVEPAPEGSVLVLVLKDLNFQGKTINLGPQRSWFLRQMELDTAFLRELNVLDYSLLMAFQRLHEDERGPGSSLIFRTARSIRGAQSAEESGAQNRRLLPDAPNALHIVDGPEHRYFLGLVDLTTVYGLRKRLEQLWKTLRYPGRTFSTVSPACYARRLCQWVEAHTE